In Aedes albopictus strain Foshan chromosome 3, AalbF5, whole genome shotgun sequence, the following are encoded in one genomic region:
- the LOC115265550 gene encoding large ribosomal subunit protein eL32-like translates to MALRPAYKPKIVKKRTKKFIRHQSDRYDKLAPNWRKPKGIDNRVRRRFKGQYLIPNIGYGSNKRTRHMLPNGFKKFLVHNVRELEVLMMQNRVYCAEIAHAVSSKKRKQIVERAKQLAIAVTNPNGRLRSQENE, encoded by the coding sequence ATGGCCCTGCGACCAGCTTATAAGCCCAAAATCGTCAAGAAGCGGACGAAGAAGTTCATCCGCCACCAGTCCGACCGCTATGACAAGCTTGCCCCCAACTGGCGTAAGCCGAAAGGTATTGATAACCGAGTGCGCCGTCGCTTCAAGGGTCAGTACCTGATACCCAACATCGGTTACGGATCGAACAAGCGCACCCGCCATATGCTGCCCAACGGATTCAAGAAGTTCCTGGTCCACAACGTCCGCGAGCTGGAGGTGCTGATGATGCAGAACCGTGTCTACTGCGCCGAAATCGCCCACGCCGTGTCGTCCAAGAAGCGCAAGCAGATTGTCGAGCGCGCCAAGCAGCTGGCCATCGCCGTGACGAACCCGAACGGCCGTCTGCGCTCGCAGGAGAACGAGTAA